Proteins found in one Terribacillus sp. DMT04 genomic segment:
- the miaB gene encoding tRNA (N6-isopentenyl adenosine(37)-C2)-methylthiotransferase MiaB, whose amino-acid sequence MNEEQRKSDRFISAKYAKQEGKALHEKTTADFAKYFQTTYQPPDLKQAKKRRREDVKFHYDFTIPPAMQKAGTGKRFLIRTYGCQMNEHDTEVMAGLFVEMGYEPTTNTHDADVILLNTCAIRENAENKVFGEIGHLKPLKLEKPDLIIGVCGCMSQEEAVVNRILKKHPHIDMIFGTHNIHRLPQLLQEASFSKEMVLEVWSKEGDVIENLPKARKGKIKAWVNIMYGCDKFCTYCIVPYTRGKERSRRPEDIVQEVRQLAAQGYQEITLLGQNVNAYGKDLTDVNVGLGELMDEIRKIAIPRIRFTTSHPRDFDDKLIEVLAQGGNLLDHIHLPVQSGSSDILRVMARRYTREDYLRLVEKIRQHIPNVTLTTDIIVGFPNETEKQFQETLSLVKEVGFEAAYTYIYSPRDGTPAAKWEDNVPLEVKKERLQRLNALIDQQAAASMQLYEGKVVHVLVEGESKRNPEVLSGYTEKNKLVNFRGPASVIGKIVPVIVTKAKTWSLDGELAETTAEVHSL is encoded by the coding sequence GTGAATGAAGAACAGCGAAAATCAGATCGTTTTATTTCTGCAAAGTATGCGAAACAAGAAGGAAAAGCCTTGCATGAGAAAACAACAGCAGATTTCGCGAAGTATTTCCAAACGACGTATCAGCCGCCTGATTTAAAGCAGGCAAAGAAACGGCGCAGGGAAGATGTCAAGTTCCATTATGATTTCACTATTCCGCCAGCAATGCAGAAAGCCGGCACAGGTAAGAGATTTCTTATCCGTACATATGGCTGCCAGATGAATGAACATGACACCGAAGTGATGGCGGGATTGTTTGTAGAGATGGGATATGAGCCAACAACGAATACACATGATGCAGATGTTATTTTGCTGAACACATGTGCAATTCGGGAAAATGCTGAAAATAAAGTGTTCGGCGAAATCGGTCATCTTAAACCATTGAAACTTGAAAAGCCAGACTTAATCATTGGCGTATGCGGCTGCATGTCTCAAGAAGAAGCAGTTGTGAATCGCATTTTGAAGAAACATCCGCATATTGATATGATTTTCGGCACGCATAATATTCACCGATTGCCGCAGCTTCTCCAAGAAGCCAGTTTCAGCAAGGAAATGGTGCTTGAAGTTTGGTCGAAGGAAGGAGATGTGATTGAAAATCTCCCAAAAGCGCGAAAAGGAAAAATCAAGGCTTGGGTCAATATTATGTACGGCTGTGATAAATTCTGTACGTATTGTATTGTTCCTTATACGAGAGGGAAAGAAAGAAGCCGACGCCCGGAGGATATCGTCCAAGAAGTGCGGCAGCTGGCAGCGCAAGGCTATCAAGAGATTACCTTGCTCGGTCAAAACGTTAATGCATATGGCAAAGATTTAACCGATGTGAACGTCGGACTTGGCGAGTTAATGGACGAGATTCGCAAGATTGCCATCCCTCGGATTCGTTTCACGACTTCCCATCCGCGGGACTTTGATGATAAACTAATAGAGGTACTAGCCCAAGGCGGGAATTTGCTTGACCACATACATTTGCCAGTTCAATCCGGCAGCAGTGATATCCTGCGGGTAATGGCGCGTCGATACACACGTGAAGATTACTTGCGTTTGGTAGAAAAGATCAGACAGCATATACCGAACGTTACACTGACTACAGACATTATTGTCGGGTTTCCGAATGAGACAGAAAAGCAGTTTCAAGAGACGTTGTCTTTAGTTAAAGAAGTTGGTTTTGAGGCAGCATATACGTATATTTACTCTCCTCGTGACGGCACACCTGCTGCTAAGTGGGAAGATAACGTTCCGCTGGAAGTGAAAAAAGAGCGACTCCAGCGATTGAATGCTTTAATAGATCAACAGGCAGCAGCGTCTATGCAGCTGTATGAAGGCAAAGTGGTGCATGTGCTCGTTGAAGGTGAAAGTAAGCGAAATCCAGAAGTACTGTCGGGATATACGGAAAAAAACAAGCTAGTTAATTTCCGAGGACCTGCCTCAGTAATAGGTAAAATTGTTCCCGTTATCGTGACAAAAGCCAAAACGTGGTCACTTGATGGCGAACTAGCAGAAACAACAGCGGAGGTACACAGCTTATGA
- a CDS encoding RicAFT regulatory complex protein RicA family protein produces the protein MNYSTEEILKQAEALAEDMRGLDEIAHFHQLEAKLNENKKVQTYINQIKMKQKQAVNLQAYGKREAQLQMEQEIDELQAKIDSIPIVQDFKESQVITNHILQSISQNIQHTVFQEEETEK, from the coding sequence ATGAATTATTCCACCGAAGAGATTCTCAAACAAGCAGAAGCGTTGGCAGAGGACATGCGCGGACTAGATGAAATCGCGCATTTCCATCAGCTCGAGGCAAAGCTGAACGAGAATAAAAAGGTGCAGACATATATCAACCAAATTAAGATGAAACAAAAGCAGGCAGTCAACTTACAAGCGTATGGCAAGCGGGAAGCGCAGCTGCAAATGGAGCAGGAAATCGATGAGCTGCAAGCAAAGATTGACAGCATTCCAATTGTACAAGACTTCAAGGAATCCCAAGTCATTACAAATCATATTTTGCAAAGTATCTCTCAAAACATCCAGCATACTGTCTTTCAAGAGGAAGAGACAGAGAAATAA
- the cotE gene encoding outer spore coat protein CotE, whose product MGFQDQSYREIITKAVIGRGRKFSKNIDHIKPEHKPSSILGCWVINHLYNAKKKGDKGVEITGSYDINVWYSHHDNTKTEVVTERVPYKELVKLSVRDENCIDDEYEVYAKAIQQPNCLECKIVQHGQKIFVEIEKEFLVEVIGETKLCVKVDPDGCVVEDVEEEWDFELTDDDFKDVDPDFLDKKHDN is encoded by the coding sequence ATGGGTTTTCAAGATCAGTCCTACCGTGAGATAATCACGAAAGCAGTTATCGGCCGTGGCCGCAAGTTCAGCAAGAATATCGATCATATCAAGCCTGAGCACAAACCTTCCAGCATCCTTGGCTGCTGGGTCATCAACCACCTGTACAACGCAAAAAAGAAAGGCGATAAGGGTGTTGAAATTACAGGCAGTTATGATATCAACGTTTGGTATTCGCACCATGACAATACAAAGACAGAAGTAGTCACAGAGCGTGTACCTTACAAGGAACTAGTCAAATTGAGTGTAAGAGATGAAAATTGCATCGATGATGAATACGAAGTTTATGCAAAGGCAATTCAGCAGCCAAACTGCTTGGAATGTAAAATTGTCCAGCATGGCCAAAAGATTTTCGTGGAAATTGAGAAAGAATTTCTTGTAGAAGTTATCGGCGAAACGAAACTTTGTGTGAAAGTAGATCCAGATGGCTGTGTTGTAGAAGATGTAGAAGAAGAATGGGATTTCGAGCTTACGGATGACGATTTCAAAGATGTGGATCCAGACTTTTTGGATAAGAAGCACGATAATTAA